Proteins co-encoded in one Archangium lipolyticum genomic window:
- a CDS encoding pyridoxal phosphate-dependent aminotransferase, with the protein MSVFSARTDFPRTWNPLARALAGRRALGLPLLDLTETNPTRVGLPAPEPVLLASPEALGYSPEPQGLLSAREAVAAHLATRGARVLPEHLVLSASTSESYGWLFKLLCEPGDNVLVPSPCYPLFEYLTRLEGVETRTYRLPRAHGFGLDVDEVAAARDARTRAVLVVNPGNPTGHFLQDGELAALGALCAEAGLALISDEVFSDFAWDSEPGRVLTVAGRELPMLTFSLSGLSKVAGLPGLKLGWTHVGGPAASRDEALARLELVADTYLPVNTPVQLALPGLLAHAPRFQAALLARVGENRRLLLEARPSDARWDVVPAHGGWSSVLRIPLEPGEEATCLALLDEGVGVQPGYFYDFTGGAFLVLSLLPPPEVFAAALEPLARVLASSG; encoded by the coding sequence GTGAGCGTCTTCTCCGCCCGGACCGACTTCCCCCGCACCTGGAATCCCCTGGCACGGGCGCTCGCCGGGCGCCGCGCCCTCGGGCTTCCCCTGTTGGATCTCACCGAGACCAACCCCACCCGCGTGGGCCTTCCCGCCCCCGAGCCGGTGCTCCTGGCCTCTCCCGAGGCCCTCGGCTACTCGCCCGAGCCCCAGGGACTCCTGTCCGCCCGCGAAGCCGTGGCCGCGCACCTCGCCACGCGCGGCGCCCGCGTCCTCCCCGAGCACCTCGTCCTCTCCGCGAGCACCAGCGAGTCCTACGGCTGGCTCTTCAAGCTGCTCTGTGAGCCCGGGGACAACGTCCTCGTCCCCTCGCCCTGCTACCCCCTCTTCGAGTACCTCACGCGCCTGGAGGGCGTGGAGACGCGCACCTACCGGCTGCCTCGTGCCCACGGCTTCGGCCTGGATGTGGACGAGGTGGCCGCCGCGCGGGACGCTCGCACCCGCGCCGTGCTCGTGGTGAACCCCGGCAACCCCACCGGCCACTTCCTCCAGGACGGAGAGCTGGCCGCCCTCGGCGCGCTGTGCGCGGAGGCCGGGCTGGCACTCATCTCCGACGAGGTGTTCTCCGACTTCGCCTGGGACTCGGAGCCGGGCCGGGTGCTCACGGTGGCCGGGCGCGAGCTGCCCATGCTCACCTTCTCGCTGTCGGGCCTGTCGAAGGTGGCGGGGCTGCCGGGCCTCAAGCTGGGCTGGACGCACGTGGGCGGGCCCGCCGCCTCGCGCGACGAGGCCCTGGCCCGGTTGGAGCTGGTGGCGGACACGTACCTGCCGGTGAACACGCCCGTGCAACTCGCCCTCCCCGGGCTCCTGGCGCATGCGCCCCGCTTCCAGGCGGCGTTGCTGGCGCGGGTGGGGGAGAACCGACGTCTGTTGCTCGAGGCCCGCCCGAGCGATGCCCGCTGGGACGTGGTGCCCGCGCATGGCGGGTGGAGCTCCGTGCTGCGCATTCCCCTGGAGCCTGGCGAGGAGGCCACGTGTCTGGCCCTGCTGGACGAGGGCGTGGGCGTGCAGCCGGGCTACTTCTACGACTTCACCGGCGGGGCCTTCCTGGTGCTGTCCCTGCTGCCACCGCCGGAGGTCTTCGCCGCCGCGCTGGAGCCGCTCGCCCGCGTGCTGGCCTCGAGCGGCTAG
- a CDS encoding response regulator translates to MYEASQRVILLVEDNADDELMTLRAFRKSNIHNPVVVVRDGAEAIDYLFIQGKHAGRNPDIRPQVVLLDLHLPRLDGLEVLRRIRTHEQTRTLPVVVLTSSKEERDLVESYQLGVNSFVHKPVDVTAFFEAVRQLGMYWLVLNELPTPRRSA, encoded by the coding sequence ATGTACGAAGCGAGCCAGCGTGTCATCCTCCTCGTCGAGGACAATGCCGATGACGAGCTGATGACCCTGCGGGCCTTCCGCAAGAGCAACATCCACAACCCGGTGGTCGTCGTGCGCGACGGGGCCGAGGCCATCGACTACCTCTTCATCCAGGGCAAGCACGCGGGGAGGAATCCGGACATCCGGCCCCAGGTGGTGCTGTTGGACCTGCACCTGCCCCGCCTCGACGGGCTGGAGGTGCTGCGGCGCATCCGCACGCACGAGCAGACCCGGACCCTGCCGGTGGTCGTCCTCACCTCGTCCAAGGAGGAGAGGGATCTGGTGGAGAGCTACCAGCTGGGCGTCAACAGCTTCGTCCACAAGCCGGTGGACGTCACCGCCTTCTTCGAGGCGGTGCGGCAGCTGGGCATGTACTGGCTCGTCCTCAACGAGCTTCCCACCCCGAGAAGGAGTGCATGA
- a CDS encoding citrate lyase holo-[acyl-carrier protein] synthase, which yields MSTALVKRASERAGEARVLDARENRGKVRQELARNMSGRSLVELCLDVPRGSASNDDSERLFLAGLQRLEQELGVSPAEMGEDAAGYYGLFVTELPALLIRRRASRIEEQPSWDRQMSIECYGLGGNLGATGRVPRSAVGAPAAR from the coding sequence ATGAGCACAGCCCTGGTAAAACGAGCTTCGGAGCGCGCCGGGGAGGCGCGTGTCCTCGATGCGCGGGAGAACCGCGGCAAGGTGCGTCAGGAGCTCGCGCGGAACATGTCCGGACGCTCTCTCGTCGAGCTGTGCCTGGATGTGCCACGGGGAAGCGCCTCGAACGATGACTCCGAGCGCCTCTTCCTCGCCGGGCTGCAACGGCTGGAGCAGGAGCTGGGCGTCTCACCGGCCGAGATGGGCGAGGACGCGGCGGGCTACTACGGCCTCTTCGTGACGGAGCTGCCCGCGCTGCTGATCCGCCGGAGGGCCAGCCGCATCGAGGAGCAGCCCTCGTGGGATCGCCAGATGAGCATCGAGTGCTACGGCCTCGGAGGGAACCTCGGCGCCACGGGCAGGGTGCCCCGCTCGGCGGTGGGAGCCCCCGCGGCGCGGTAG
- a CDS encoding ATP-binding protein: MMATPLRLLLIEDFEDDALMVLRELRRGGYEVTHARVETAEALTRALDAGPWDAIIADYALPRFDALAAFAVVQQRGLDVPFLIVSGQMGEDTAVAAMRAGVHDFLLKDRLGRLGPAVARELREAAVRAERRKMQEQLLLSDRLASLGLLAASVAHEINNPLASLMANLNYVLNPGQGQEPARAVPLALEQQQALDDCMQCAERIREIIRDIKVFSRPDDKQRGPLDVHRVLDSSLRIAWNHVFHRARIVKDYAARAPVLGSEAPLGQVFLNLLVNAADAIPEGQNDTQEIRVVTRQDGTSHVRVEIHDTGKGIPPELRERIFEPFFSTKPAGVGTGLGLAICRRLITEMGGELGVESEPGRGTLFHIRLPTAHDLAERPARASGDTAPRRCVLILDDEAVVARALQRLLSPQCEVLVVVQGPEALAQVASGRRFDVILSDLMMPEMSGPRFYEELVRLAPDQARRVIFMTGGAFTEQSRAFLASTGLPCLDKPIDIPRLRALLAAAPPLEPWGAHPPATA, encoded by the coding sequence ATGATGGCCACACCCCTGCGTCTGCTGCTCATCGAGGACTTCGAGGACGATGCCCTGATGGTGCTGCGCGAGCTGCGACGCGGCGGCTATGAGGTGACGCATGCCCGGGTGGAGACGGCCGAGGCACTGACACGAGCGCTCGACGCGGGGCCCTGGGACGCCATCATCGCGGACTACGCGCTGCCTCGCTTCGACGCGCTGGCCGCCTTCGCCGTGGTGCAGCAGCGGGGACTGGACGTGCCCTTCCTCATCGTCTCCGGGCAGATGGGCGAGGACACGGCGGTGGCGGCGATGCGGGCGGGCGTCCACGACTTCCTGCTCAAGGACCGGTTGGGCCGGCTGGGGCCCGCCGTGGCCCGCGAGCTGAGGGAAGCCGCGGTGCGCGCCGAGCGCCGGAAGATGCAGGAGCAGTTGCTGCTGTCGGACCGGCTGGCCTCCCTGGGGCTGCTCGCCGCCAGCGTGGCGCATGAGATCAACAACCCGCTCGCCTCGCTCATGGCCAACCTGAACTACGTGCTCAACCCCGGGCAGGGCCAGGAGCCGGCCCGCGCGGTGCCCCTCGCCCTCGAGCAGCAACAGGCGCTGGATGACTGCATGCAGTGCGCCGAGCGCATCCGGGAGATCATCCGGGACATCAAGGTCTTCTCCCGGCCGGACGACAAGCAGCGCGGCCCGCTGGACGTGCACCGGGTGCTGGACTCGTCGCTGCGGATCGCCTGGAACCACGTCTTCCACCGGGCCCGCATCGTCAAGGACTACGCCGCGCGCGCGCCGGTGCTCGGCAGCGAGGCGCCGCTCGGCCAGGTCTTCCTCAACCTGCTCGTCAACGCCGCCGACGCCATCCCCGAGGGCCAGAATGATACCCAGGAGATCCGCGTGGTGACGCGCCAGGACGGCACGAGCCACGTCCGGGTGGAGATCCACGACACGGGCAAGGGCATCCCCCCGGAGCTGCGCGAGCGCATCTTCGAGCCCTTCTTCAGCACCAAGCCGGCGGGAGTGGGCACGGGCCTGGGACTGGCCATCTGCCGCCGGCTCATCACCGAGATGGGTGGAGAGCTCGGCGTGGAGAGCGAACCGGGACGTGGCACCCTGTTCCACATCCGCCTGCCGACGGCGCACGACCTGGCCGAGCGGCCCGCACGGGCCAGCGGTGACACGGCCCCCCGGCGGTGCGTGCTGATCCTCGACGACGAGGCGGTGGTGGCCCGGGCCCTCCAGCGGCTGCTCTCCCCCCAGTGCGAGGTGCTCGTCGTCGTCCAGGGCCCGGAGGCGCTGGCGCAGGTGGCCTCGGGCCGGCGCTTCGACGTCATCCTGAGCGATCTGATGATGCCGGAGATGAGCGGCCCCCGGTTCTACGAGGAGCTGGTCCGGCTGGCGCCGGATCAGGCCCGGCGGGTCATCTTCATGACGGGAGGCGCCTTCACGGAGCAGTCCCGCGCCTTCCTGGCCAGCACGGGCCTGCCCTGCCTCGACAAGCCCATCGACATCCCCCGGCTCCGGGCCTTGCTGGCGGCGGCTCCGCCCCTGGAGCCCTGGGGGGCACACCCTCCGGCCACGGCCTGA